Proteins from a single region of Streptomyces sp. TN58:
- a CDS encoding molybdopterin-dependent oxidoreductase, translated as MTYTVNGKNFDETPAPGQCLRTFLRALGHFGVKKGCDAGDCGACTVWVDGDPVHSCITPAFRAEGREVTTIEGLGSPGGLHPVQRRFRDAPGFQCGFCTAGMIMTSATFTEAQKADLPRALKGNLCRCTGYRGIEDAVRGVAGIEEAAPGRAVGTSVGAPAADDVVTGRAEFTMDTHVEGMLHLKVLHSPHAHARILSVDKSAALAVPGVHRVYTWEDVPRRPYTTAIHTDHLVDPDDTFILDDTVRFVGQRVAAVLADTVAAAEEGCRKVVVEYEPLPAVFDPEAAMADGAPQLHGSHDPFVRDPVHNILLELHSDIGDVDAGFAQADVVHEGTYSSPRVQHAHLETHGSIAWMEDGRLNVRTSSQSPSIAKVKLSYLFALRPDQLRVFCMRVGGGFGGKQEVISEDLAALAALDTGRPVCFEFTREEEFTTASPRHPMSLTVKIGATSDGTLTALQVRNVSNTGAYGNHGGETLYAGGAAVMIYRCPNKRYDAYSVYTNTVPSGALRGYGMTQPAFAVESAMDELARALHIDPLDLRRRNIVLPGDPLLAMHDGPDDVMFTENGLGTCIDLVDAALAGTADEPPPGPGWLVGVGVGVASSLHETAPPTEHVCEAWVTLGNDLIYEVAVGTAEFGEGTSTAHVQIAATQLGTTPSRIRLVQSDTDRTGFDTGAFASAGLFVAGNAVLRAAGAVRDRILEFAAAQTGVHVVMCSMADEGVVCGDQRLSLAELVALARARGIRFTAARKAYGSPRSVTSNTHGFRIAVHRVTGEIRILQSVHAADAGVVVNPAQVRGQVEGGVAQGIGFALTENHLVDAGGTMVNPNLRNYRIPTYADVPRTEVLLVDSSDSVGPMRAKGMAECCINPVAPALANALHDATGVRFRALPLTPERIYSRLGEQQPVQRA; from the coding sequence ATGACGTACACCGTGAACGGCAAGAACTTCGACGAGACACCGGCCCCCGGCCAGTGCCTGCGCACCTTCCTGCGCGCCCTCGGCCACTTCGGTGTCAAGAAGGGCTGCGACGCGGGCGACTGCGGCGCCTGCACGGTCTGGGTGGACGGCGATCCGGTGCACAGCTGCATCACCCCGGCCTTCCGGGCGGAGGGCCGTGAGGTCACGACCATCGAGGGCCTCGGCTCACCCGGCGGTCTGCACCCGGTCCAGCGGCGGTTCCGCGACGCCCCCGGCTTCCAGTGCGGCTTCTGCACCGCCGGGATGATCATGACGTCGGCGACCTTCACCGAGGCCCAGAAGGCCGACCTGCCCCGCGCGCTCAAGGGCAACCTCTGCCGCTGCACCGGCTACCGCGGCATCGAGGACGCGGTCAGGGGCGTCGCCGGGATCGAGGAGGCCGCCCCGGGCCGGGCCGTAGGCACCAGCGTCGGCGCACCCGCGGCCGACGACGTGGTCACCGGCCGCGCCGAGTTCACGATGGACACCCACGTGGAGGGCATGCTGCACCTGAAGGTGCTGCACTCGCCGCACGCCCACGCCCGCATCCTCTCCGTCGACAAGAGCGCCGCGCTCGCCGTCCCCGGCGTACACCGCGTCTACACCTGGGAGGACGTGCCGCGCAGGCCCTACACCACCGCCATCCACACCGACCACCTCGTCGACCCGGACGACACCTTCATCCTCGACGACACCGTCCGCTTCGTCGGCCAGCGCGTCGCCGCCGTCCTCGCCGACACCGTCGCGGCCGCCGAGGAAGGCTGCCGGAAGGTCGTCGTCGAGTACGAGCCGCTGCCGGCGGTCTTCGACCCCGAGGCGGCCATGGCCGACGGAGCGCCGCAACTTCACGGCTCCCACGACCCGTTCGTCCGCGACCCCGTCCACAACATCCTGCTGGAGCTCCATTCCGACATCGGCGACGTCGACGCCGGGTTCGCCCAGGCCGACGTGGTCCACGAAGGCACGTACTCCTCGCCGCGCGTCCAGCACGCGCACCTCGAAACCCACGGCTCCATCGCCTGGATGGAGGACGGCCGGCTGAACGTCCGCACCAGCTCCCAGTCGCCGTCCATCGCGAAGGTCAAGCTCTCCTACCTCTTCGCCCTGCGCCCCGACCAGCTCCGCGTGTTCTGCATGCGCGTGGGCGGCGGCTTCGGCGGCAAGCAGGAGGTCATCTCGGAGGACCTCGCCGCACTCGCCGCCCTGGACACCGGGCGGCCCGTCTGCTTCGAGTTCACCCGCGAGGAGGAGTTCACCACGGCCTCGCCCCGGCACCCGATGTCGCTGACGGTCAAGATCGGTGCGACATCGGACGGAACGCTCACCGCCCTCCAGGTCCGCAACGTGTCGAACACGGGCGCCTACGGCAACCACGGCGGCGAGACCCTGTACGCGGGCGGCGCCGCCGTCATGATCTACCGCTGCCCCAACAAGCGGTACGACGCGTACTCCGTCTACACCAACACCGTTCCGAGCGGAGCCCTGCGCGGCTACGGCATGACCCAGCCGGCCTTCGCCGTGGAGTCGGCGATGGACGAGCTCGCACGCGCCCTGCACATCGACCCGCTCGACCTGCGCCGGCGCAACATCGTGCTGCCGGGTGACCCGCTCCTCGCCATGCACGACGGCCCCGACGACGTGATGTTCACCGAGAACGGGCTCGGCACGTGCATCGACCTCGTGGACGCCGCCCTGGCCGGTACGGCCGACGAGCCACCCCCCGGACCCGGCTGGCTCGTCGGCGTCGGCGTCGGCGTCGCCAGCTCCCTGCACGAGACCGCGCCCCCCACCGAGCACGTCTGCGAGGCCTGGGTCACCCTCGGCAACGACCTCATCTACGAAGTCGCCGTCGGCACAGCAGAGTTCGGCGAGGGGACCTCGACGGCGCACGTCCAGATCGCCGCCACCCAACTGGGCACCACCCCTTCCCGCATCCGCCTGGTGCAGTCGGACACCGACCGCACGGGATTCGACACCGGTGCCTTCGCCAGCGCAGGGCTCTTCGTCGCGGGCAACGCGGTCCTGCGGGCGGCGGGCGCCGTGCGCGACCGGATCCTGGAGTTCGCCGCCGCGCAGACCGGCGTGCACGTCGTGATGTGCTCGATGGCCGACGAGGGCGTCGTATGCGGGGACCAGCGCCTGTCCCTGGCCGAACTGGTGGCCCTCGCCCGTGCGCGCGGCATCCGCTTCACGGCCGCCAGGAAGGCCTACGGCTCGCCCCGGAGCGTCACCTCCAACACGCACGGGTTCCGCATCGCCGTGCACCGGGTGACCGGCGAGATCCGCATCCTGCAGAGCGTCCACGCTGCCGACGCGGGCGTCGTCGTCAACCCGGCGCAGGTCCGCGGACAGGTCGAGGGCGGCGTAGCCCAGGGCATCGGCTTCGCCCTGACCGAGAACCACCTCGTCGACGCCGGCGGCACCATGGTCAACCCGAACCTGCGCAACTACCGCATCCCCACCTACGCCGACGTGCCGCGCACGGAGGTGCTGCTGGTGGACTCCTCCGACTCCGTCGGCCCCATGCGGGCCAAGGGGATGGCGGAATGCTGCATCAACCCGGTGGCCCCGGCCCTGGCCAACGCCCTGCACGACGCCACCGGCGTCCGCTTCCGCGCGCTGCCGCTCACCCCGGAGAGGATCTACAGCCGCCTGGGCGAACAGCAGCCCGTACAGAGGGCCTGA
- a CDS encoding VOC family protein, which produces MNINLSQCFIAVDDHDKAIAFYRDVLGLEVRNDVGFEGMRWVTVGSPSQDVEIVLEPPLADPGAPAADRQAMAELLAKGMLRGVIFSTDDVDATFERIRAAGGEVMQEPIDQPYGVRDCAFRDPAGNMLRFNQPRKQ; this is translated from the coding sequence ATGAACATCAACCTCTCGCAGTGCTTCATCGCAGTCGACGACCACGACAAGGCGATCGCCTTCTACCGCGACGTCCTGGGCCTGGAGGTGCGCAACGACGTCGGGTTCGAAGGGATGCGCTGGGTGACCGTGGGCTCACCCTCGCAGGACGTCGAGATCGTCCTCGAACCGCCGCTCGCCGACCCCGGCGCCCCCGCCGCGGACCGGCAGGCGATGGCGGAACTGCTGGCCAAGGGCATGCTGCGCGGCGTCATCTTCTCCACCGACGACGTCGACGCCACCTTCGAACGCATCCGGGCGGCCGGCGGGGAGGTCATGCAGGAGCCGATCGACCAGCCGTACGGTGTGCGCGACTGCGCCTTCCGCGACCCGGCGGGCAACATGCTCCGTTTCAACCAGCCCCGCAAGCAGTAG
- a CDS encoding antibiotic biosynthesis monooxygenase translates to MATEKPESGVATVIIGHKVFPGLEREYEVWQEGVNAAAAGYPGHLGAEISPPTALQPDWVVVYRFDSVAHLQAWLNSATRQNLLDLAGDYFDGPATQQYVSGGTQPADPLVTVVVTHRVQPGSVDDFLDWQRRMSLEESRFEGFRGTEVFRPIEGLQDEWTTLYRSDNAAHLDAWLTSDRRREVLAEGEKFSDFKLRTIDNSFGSWFAFEENGRELPPPSETKTAVAVWVGLYPTVVLLTLALHPLGMPLWLGLLVGNLLSSFIMSFVTMPYYVNKLLRRWLWPDPDEPSGRTNMTGLGIVAAVTVLWAAFFYVITTRIWTLP, encoded by the coding sequence ATGGCCACCGAGAAGCCCGAGTCCGGCGTCGCGACCGTCATCATCGGCCACAAGGTGTTCCCGGGGCTGGAGCGGGAGTACGAGGTGTGGCAGGAGGGGGTCAACGCGGCGGCCGCCGGCTACCCGGGGCACCTGGGCGCCGAGATCTCCCCGCCGACGGCCCTGCAGCCCGACTGGGTCGTCGTCTACCGGTTCGACTCGGTCGCGCACCTCCAGGCCTGGCTCAACAGCGCGACCAGGCAGAACCTCCTCGACCTCGCCGGGGACTACTTCGACGGCCCGGCGACCCAGCAGTACGTCAGCGGAGGCACCCAGCCCGCCGACCCGCTCGTGACCGTCGTGGTCACCCACCGCGTCCAGCCCGGAAGCGTCGACGACTTCCTCGACTGGCAGCGCCGTATGAGCCTTGAGGAAAGCAGGTTCGAGGGCTTCCGGGGCACCGAGGTATTCCGCCCCATCGAGGGCCTCCAGGACGAATGGACCACCCTCTACCGCTCCGACAACGCCGCCCACCTCGACGCCTGGCTCACCTCGGACCGGCGGCGGGAGGTGCTGGCCGAGGGCGAGAAGTTCAGCGACTTCAAGCTGCGCACCATCGACAACTCCTTCGGCAGCTGGTTCGCCTTCGAGGAGAACGGCAGGGAACTCCCGCCGCCCTCGGAGACCAAGACCGCCGTCGCCGTCTGGGTGGGCCTGTACCCGACGGTCGTGCTCCTCACGCTCGCCCTCCACCCGCTGGGCATGCCCCTGTGGCTCGGGCTCCTCGTCGGAAACCTCCTGTCGAGCTTCATCATGAGCTTCGTGACGATGCCCTACTACGTGAACAAGCTGCTCCGGAGATGGCTGTGGCCCGACCCGGACGAGCCATCGGGCCGGACCAACATGACCGGCCTCGGCATCGTCGCCGCGGTGACGGTCCTCTGGGCTGCCTTCTTCTACGTGATCACGACCCGGATCTGGACGCTCCCCTGA
- a CDS encoding ATP-binding cassette domain-containing protein, translating to MATRKNTQPAGRHAADSHDLIRVHGARVNNLKDVSIEIPKRRLTVFTGVSGSGKSSLVFDTIAAESQRLINETYSAFVQGFMPTLARPEVDVLDGLTTAIIVDQQRMGGDPRSTVGTATDANAMLRILFSRLGKPYIGSPKAFSFNVASISGAGAVTVERGGQTVKERRSFSITGGMCPRCEGRGSVTDLDLTQLYDDSKSLNDGALTVPGYKPGGWSYRLYSESGLYDADKPIRKYTKRELYDFLHREPVRMKIAGINMTYEGLIPRIQKSMLAKDRESMQPHIREFVDRAVTFTTCPDCDGTRLTEAARSSKIQGVGIADACAMQISDLAEWVDSLDEPSVAPLLASLHHTLDSFVEIGLGYLSLDRPAGTLSGGEAQRVKMIRHLGSSLTDTTYVFDEPTTGLHPHDIQRMNGLLLRLRDKGNTVLVVEHKPETIAIADHVVDLGPGAGTAGGTVCFEGTVDGLRKAGTVTGRHFDDRAALKETVRTPTGVLAIRGASKHNLRDVDVDIPLGVLAVVTGVAGSGKSSLIHGSVPAGEGVVSIDQGAIRGSRRSNPATYTGLLDPIRKAFAKAHGVKPALFSANSEGACPTCNGAGVVYTDLAMMAGVATTCEDCEGKRFQASVLDFHLGGRDISEVLAMPVTEALAFFGSGEAATPAAHRILDRLADVGLGYVSLGQPLTTLSGGERQRLKLATHMSDKGGVYVLDEPTTGLHLADVEQLLGLLDRLVDSGKSVIVIEHHQAVMAHADWIVDLGPGAGHDGGRIVFEGTPADLVADRSTLTGEHLAAYVGA from the coding sequence ATGGCCACGAGGAAGAACACGCAGCCCGCCGGCCGGCACGCCGCCGACAGCCACGACCTGATCCGCGTGCACGGCGCCCGCGTGAACAACCTCAAGGACGTGAGCATCGAGATCCCCAAGCGCCGGCTGACGGTTTTCACCGGCGTCTCGGGCTCGGGCAAGAGCTCGCTGGTCTTCGACACGATCGCCGCCGAGTCGCAGCGGCTCATCAACGAGACGTACAGCGCGTTCGTGCAGGGCTTCATGCCGACCCTGGCCCGGCCCGAGGTCGACGTCCTCGACGGCCTGACCACCGCGATCATCGTCGACCAGCAGCGGATGGGCGGCGACCCCCGTTCCACGGTCGGCACCGCCACCGACGCCAACGCGATGCTGCGCATCCTCTTCAGCCGGCTCGGCAAGCCCTACATCGGCTCGCCCAAGGCGTTCTCCTTCAACGTCGCCTCGATCAGCGGCGCGGGCGCGGTCACCGTGGAGCGCGGCGGCCAGACCGTGAAGGAACGCCGCTCCTTCAGCATCACCGGCGGCATGTGCCCGCGCTGCGAGGGCCGGGGCTCGGTCACCGATCTCGACCTCACCCAGCTCTACGACGACTCCAAGTCGCTGAACGACGGCGCCCTGACCGTCCCCGGCTACAAGCCGGGCGGCTGGAGCTACCGGCTCTACAGCGAGTCCGGCCTCTACGACGCCGACAAGCCGATCCGCAAGTACACCAAGAGGGAGCTGTACGACTTCCTCCACCGCGAGCCGGTCCGGATGAAGATCGCGGGCATCAACATGACCTACGAGGGGCTCATCCCGCGGATCCAGAAGTCGATGCTCGCCAAGGACCGCGAGTCGATGCAGCCGCACATCCGGGAGTTCGTGGACCGGGCGGTGACCTTCACGACCTGCCCGGACTGCGACGGCACCCGGCTCACCGAGGCGGCCCGGTCCTCGAAGATCCAGGGGGTCGGCATCGCGGACGCGTGCGCGATGCAGATCAGCGACCTGGCCGAGTGGGTCGACTCGCTCGACGAGCCGTCGGTGGCGCCGCTGCTCGCCTCGCTGCACCACACCCTCGACTCGTTCGTCGAGATCGGGCTCGGCTATCTCTCCCTGGACCGTCCGGCGGGCACCCTCTCCGGCGGCGAGGCGCAGCGCGTGAAGATGATCCGCCACCTCGGATCCTCCCTCACCGACACCACGTACGTCTTCGACGAGCCCACCACCGGGCTGCACCCGCACGACATCCAGCGCATGAACGGCCTGCTGCTGCGCTTGCGGGACAAGGGCAACACGGTGCTCGTCGTGGAGCACAAGCCGGAGACGATCGCGATCGCCGACCACGTCGTCGACCTCGGTCCCGGCGCCGGGACGGCGGGCGGCACCGTCTGCTTCGAGGGCACCGTCGACGGGCTGCGCAAGGCCGGCACCGTCACCGGCCGGCACTTCGACGACCGGGCGGCGCTGAAGGAGACGGTGCGCACGCCGACCGGTGTCCTGGCTATCCGGGGAGCGTCGAAGCACAACCTGCGGGACGTCGACGTGGACATCCCGCTGGGTGTGCTCGCCGTCGTCACCGGGGTCGCGGGCTCCGGCAAGAGTTCGCTGATCCACGGTTCGGTCCCGGCGGGCGAGGGCGTCGTGTCGATCGACCAGGGCGCCATCCGCGGGTCCCGGCGCAGCAACCCGGCGACGTACACCGGTCTGCTCGACCCGATCCGCAAGGCCTTCGCCAAGGCCCACGGGGTGAAGCCGGCGCTGTTCAGCGCCAACTCCGAGGGCGCCTGCCCTACCTGCAACGGCGCGGGAGTCGTCTACACGGACCTGGCGATGATGGCCGGGGTGGCGACCACCTGCGAGGACTGCGAGGGCAAGCGGTTCCAGGCGTCGGTGCTGGACTTCCACCTGGGGGGCCGCGACATCAGCGAGGTGCTCGCGATGCCGGTGACCGAGGCGCTCGCGTTCTTCGGGTCCGGTGAGGCCGCGACACCGGCCGCGCACCGCATCCTGGACCGGCTCGCCGACGTCGGTCTGGGCTACGTCAGCCTCGGCCAGCCGCTCACCACCCTGTCCGGCGGCGAGCGGCAGCGGTTGAAGCTGGCCACGCACATGTCCGACAAGGGCGGGGTGTACGTCCTGGACGAGCCGACCACCGGCCTGCACCTCGCCGACGTCGAGCAGTTGCTCGGCCTGCTGGACCGGCTCGTCGACTCGGGCAAGTCGGTCATCGTCATCGAGCACCACCAGGCGGTCATGGCGCACGCCGACTGGATCGTCGACCTCGGCCCCGGCGCCGGCCACGACGGCGGCCGGATCGTCTTCGAGGGCACGCCCGCCGACCTCGTCGCCGACCGGTCGACCCTCACCGGGGAGCACCTCGCGGCCTACGTCGGCGCCTGA
- a CDS encoding FAD binding domain-containing protein — MDLNTVTEVVRRPGDPPGADWREGDAWLAGGTWLFSTEQPGLRRLLDLTALHWDALVPDDTGLDIGATCTVRDLYAFAPPHRWKAGPLLAASCEAFLSSFKVWNSATVGGNICMSLPAGPMITLTVALEAGYELWPPDGPARHVDALDFVTGDHRNVLAPGEILRRVRIPERALRKHTAHRRFTLTHLGRSTVFLIGTRTPGTDDLLLTITAGTTRPVRLAFDAMPDARSLRQSIDAIPAHLWFADPNGTPEHRHHLTTYFAEEIRGELTAGV, encoded by the coding sequence ATGGATCTCAACACCGTCACCGAAGTCGTCCGGCGCCCGGGCGACCCGCCGGGCGCGGACTGGCGCGAGGGCGACGCCTGGCTCGCCGGCGGGACGTGGCTGTTCTCCACGGAGCAGCCCGGCCTGCGCCGCCTGCTCGACCTGACGGCGCTGCACTGGGACGCCCTGGTCCCCGACGACACCGGCCTCGACATCGGTGCCACCTGCACCGTCCGCGACCTGTACGCCTTCGCGCCACCGCACCGCTGGAAGGCGGGCCCACTCCTCGCGGCGAGCTGCGAGGCCTTCCTGTCCTCCTTCAAGGTGTGGAACTCCGCCACCGTCGGCGGCAACATCTGCATGTCCCTGCCCGCCGGACCGATGATCACCCTGACGGTCGCGCTCGAAGCCGGCTACGAGCTGTGGCCCCCCGACGGACCGGCCCGCCACGTCGACGCGCTCGACTTCGTCACCGGCGACCACCGCAACGTCCTCGCGCCCGGTGAGATCCTGCGCCGCGTCCGCATCCCGGAGCGAGCGCTGCGCAAGCACACCGCGCACCGCCGGTTCACCCTCACCCACCTCGGCCGCTCCACCGTGTTCCTCATCGGCACCCGGACACCGGGAACGGACGATCTGCTGCTCACGATCACTGCGGGCACCACCCGGCCCGTGCGCCTCGCCTTCGACGCCATGCCGGACGCCCGCTCCCTCCGGCAGAGCATCGACGCGATCCCCGCCCACCTCTGGTTCGCCGATCCCAACGGCACCCCCGAGCACCGTCACCACCTGACCACGTACTTCGCCGAAGAGATCCGCGGCGAACTCACCGCCGGGGTCTGA
- a CDS encoding discoidin domain-containing protein, which translates to MQSRRSLALSRLLRRSHLLIAFGLGALLIGLTPWLAVTSSAAGRAPGPRAAPVPTDQQAAVQSPHHGVAPANAMEPAAPVLDRAGWTATASDEETTGENGRAANVLDGDANTIWHSKWTAPTAPLPHSITIDMHRTAVVSALVYRPRTNGPNGRVGEYAISVSADGRTWGSALATGTLADDATAKTLGFAPTGARFVRLTAQSEAGNRGPWTSAAEIDLLGDPGTPAATVDLPRTGWTATASDEETTGENGRAANVLDGDANTIWHSRWTAPAAPLPHSITIDMHRTAVVSALVYHPRGNGPNGRAGAYTVATSTDGISFGAAVASGAWRDDDTAKTATFTRAAHARYVRLTVTTEAGGRGPWTSAGEIRLSGPASPAVHGSWGRVIGFPLVPVATAALPGDKLLAWSAYAVDRFGGSNGYTQTAILDLKTGKVTQRRIDNTGHDMFCPGIAMLADGRVLVTGGSNAEKASIYDPATDSWSATTSMDIARGYQAMTLLSTGEAFVLGGSWSGNASTDKAGEVWSPDTRTWRRLPGVPASAALTADPAGPYRADNHMWLHATSGGKVLQLGPSRQMNWISTSGQGAVTPAGNRADSQDAMTGNAVPYDIGKLVTLGGSPAYQDSPATQRAYTVGISGSQVQAARTGDMGYARAFSNSVVLPDGKVAVFGGQAYPVPFSDATSVLTPELWDPATGKFTPLATMAVPRNYHSVANLLPDGRVFSGGGGLCGECATNHPDGAVFTPPYLLNADGTEKPRPAITGGVPPRTAPGTSLTVSTDSAVTSFVLMRAAAATHSTDNDQRRVPLVSAPAGAGAYTVSIPSDTGVVLPGTYMLFALDAQGVPSVGQFVTVS; encoded by the coding sequence TTGCAGTCCAGGCGCTCTCTCGCGCTCTCTCGTCTGTTACGCCGCTCCCATCTGCTCATAGCCTTCGGCCTCGGCGCCCTGCTGATAGGCCTGACACCGTGGCTCGCGGTCACGAGTTCCGCGGCCGGCCGGGCCCCGGGGCCGCGGGCCGCGCCCGTGCCCACCGATCAGCAGGCGGCGGTGCAGTCACCGCACCACGGTGTCGCGCCGGCGAACGCCATGGAGCCCGCGGCTCCCGTGCTCGACCGGGCCGGGTGGACGGCGACGGCGAGCGACGAGGAGACCACCGGCGAGAACGGCCGCGCCGCGAACGTCCTCGACGGCGACGCCAACACCATCTGGCACAGCAAATGGACCGCCCCGACCGCACCGCTGCCGCACAGCATCACCATCGACATGCACCGCACCGCGGTCGTCTCCGCACTCGTCTACCGCCCGCGCACCAACGGCCCCAACGGGCGCGTCGGCGAGTACGCGATCAGCGTCAGCGCGGACGGCCGGACCTGGGGCAGCGCCCTCGCCACCGGCACCCTCGCGGACGACGCCACCGCCAAGACCCTCGGATTCGCCCCGACGGGCGCACGGTTCGTCCGGCTGACGGCCCAGAGCGAGGCCGGCAACCGCGGCCCCTGGACCTCCGCCGCCGAGATCGACCTGCTCGGCGACCCCGGCACCCCCGCCGCCACCGTCGACCTGCCCCGCACCGGCTGGACGGCGACAGCGAGCGACGAGGAGACCACCGGCGAGAACGGCCGCGCCGCGAACGTCCTCGACGGCGACGCCAACACCATCTGGCACAGCAGATGGACCGCCCCGGCCGCTCCCCTGCCGCACAGCATCACCATCGACATGCACCGCACCGCGGTCGTCTCCGCGCTCGTCTACCATCCCCGCGGCAACGGCCCCAACGGCCGCGCGGGCGCGTACACCGTGGCGACCAGCACCGACGGCATCTCCTTCGGCGCCGCGGTGGCCTCCGGCGCCTGGCGGGACGACGACACCGCCAAGACCGCCACCTTCACCCGCGCCGCACACGCCCGGTACGTACGCCTCACCGTGACCACCGAGGCCGGCGGCCGCGGCCCGTGGACCTCGGCGGGCGAGATTCGCCTGAGCGGGCCGGCCAGCCCCGCCGTGCACGGTTCCTGGGGCCGGGTCATCGGCTTCCCGCTGGTGCCCGTGGCCACCGCCGCCCTGCCCGGTGACAAGCTGCTCGCGTGGTCGGCGTACGCGGTCGACCGCTTCGGCGGCAGCAACGGCTACACCCAGACCGCGATCCTGGACCTGAAGACGGGCAAGGTCACCCAGCGCCGCATCGACAACACCGGCCACGACATGTTCTGCCCCGGCATAGCCATGCTGGCCGACGGCCGGGTACTGGTCACCGGCGGCAGCAACGCGGAGAAGGCCAGCATCTACGACCCGGCCACCGACTCCTGGTCGGCGACCACCAGCATGGACATCGCCCGCGGCTACCAGGCCATGACGCTGCTCTCCACAGGTGAGGCCTTCGTCCTCGGCGGCTCCTGGAGCGGGAACGCGAGCACCGACAAGGCCGGCGAGGTCTGGTCGCCGGACACCCGTACCTGGCGGCGGCTCCCCGGCGTTCCCGCGTCCGCGGCGCTGACCGCGGATCCGGCGGGCCCGTACCGCGCGGACAACCACATGTGGCTGCACGCCACTTCGGGCGGCAAGGTCCTCCAGCTGGGTCCGAGCAGGCAGATGAACTGGATCTCGACCAGCGGGCAGGGCGCCGTCACACCGGCCGGCAACCGGGCCGACAGCCAGGACGCGATGACCGGCAACGCCGTCCCGTACGACATCGGCAAGCTGGTCACGCTGGGCGGCTCGCCGGCCTACCAGGACTCCCCCGCCACGCAGCGCGCCTATACCGTGGGCATCTCGGGCAGCCAGGTCCAGGCGGCCCGGACGGGGGACATGGGGTACGCCCGCGCGTTCAGCAACAGCGTCGTCCTGCCGGACGGCAAGGTGGCCGTCTTCGGCGGTCAGGCCTATCCGGTGCCGTTCAGCGACGCCACCTCGGTCCTGACGCCGGAGCTGTGGGACCCCGCCACCGGGAAGTTCACCCCGCTCGCCACCATGGCCGTGCCGCGCAACTACCACAGCGTGGCCAACCTGCTGCCGGACGGACGGGTCTTCTCCGGTGGCGGCGGCCTGTGCGGCGAGTGCGCAACCAACCATCCGGACGGGGCGGTCTTCACTCCGCCGTACCTGCTCAACGCGGACGGTACGGAGAAGCCGAGGCCGGCCATCACCGGGGGCGTGCCCCCGAGGACGGCTCCGGGCACGTCGCTGACGGTGTCCACGGACTCGGCCGTGACGTCGTTCGTCCTGATGCGGGCCGCGGCCGCGACCCACTCCACCGACAACGACCAGCGGCGGGTCCCGCTCGTGTCCGCTCCTGCGGGGGCGGGCGCGTACACGGTGTCGATCCCCTCGGACACCGGTGTGGTGCTGCCGGGTACGTACATGCTCTTCGCCCTCGACGCCCAAGGGGTGCCGAGCGTCGGGCAGTTCGTCACCGTCTCCTGA
- a CDS encoding helix-turn-helix domain-containing protein, with translation MTLEDLVRLRRARDVIDRDYAQPLDVPALAKVALMSPGHFSRSFRAAFGETPYSYLMTRRVERAKALLRRGDMSVTDVCFAVGSTSLGSFSSRFTELVGESPSAYRARGHEAGEAVPACVAKYLTRPVRGGEPVRREPIRNGEAESAGAS, from the coding sequence ATGACCCTGGAAGACCTGGTGAGGCTGCGCCGTGCCCGGGACGTGATCGACCGCGACTACGCGCAGCCCTTGGACGTTCCGGCACTGGCGAAGGTCGCCCTGATGTCCCCCGGGCACTTCTCCCGCAGCTTCCGCGCCGCCTTCGGGGAGACCCCGTACAGCTATCTGATGACGCGGCGTGTCGAGCGTGCGAAGGCGCTGCTGCGGCGGGGCGACATGAGCGTGACGGATGTCTGCTTCGCGGTCGGGAGCACGTCACTGGGGTCGTTCAGCTCACGCTTCACCGAGCTGGTCGGCGAGAGCCCCAGCGCCTACCGGGCCCGCGGGCACGAGGCGGGCGAGGCCGTCCCGGCGTGCGTCGCGAAGTACCTGACACGGCCGGTCAGGGGTGGTGAACCGGTCCGCCGTGAACCGATCAGGAATGGAGAAGCGGAATCGGCGGGCGCCTCGTAG